One Bacteroidota bacterium DNA window includes the following coding sequences:
- a CDS encoding type II toxin-antitoxin system VapC family toxin, which yields MDYLIDTNICIYYFKGQFGLKEKIENIGFENFAISEITLAELIYGAEKSQKVDKNLKVVEEFADQIEILPILNCMRIYGKEKARLKSIGKTIGDLDLFIGSTAIVNNLTMVTRNTREFERIEGISLEN from the coding sequence ATGGATTACTTGATTGATACCAATATTTGTATATACTATTTCAAAGGTCAATTTGGATTAAAGGAAAAAATTGAAAACATTGGATTTGAGAACTTCGCTATTTCAGAAATTACTTTAGCAGAATTGATTTACGGTGCAGAAAAAAGTCAAAAAGTTGATAAAAATCTAAAAGTAGTTGAAGAATTTGCTGACCAAATTGAAATTTTGCCGATTTTAAATTGCATGAGAATTTATGGTAAAGAAAAAGCTAGATTAAAATCTATTGGTAAAACAATTGGAGATTTGGACCTATTTATTGGATCAACAGCTATTGTAAATAACTTGACTATGGTAACTCGGAATACTCGAGAATTTGAACGAATAGAAGGGATTAGTTTAGAAAACTGA
- a CDS encoding GNAT family N-acetyltransferase, with product MIEIIKFRFENEKLFAAATNIRSIVFVVEQKVEKKLEFDGLDNISAQYLAFFDDKPVGTARWRETEKGIKLERFAVLKSHRNLKIGQHILDKILEDTKTLGKTIYLHAQIAAFNFYKKNGFVEYGEKFVEADIEHYKMRYLIV from the coding sequence ATGATAGAAATTATTAAATTTAGATTTGAGAACGAAAAATTATTTGCGGCTGCTACCAACATCAGATCAATAGTTTTTGTAGTAGAGCAAAAAGTTGAAAAAAAGTTAGAATTCGATGGGCTGGACAATATCTCAGCTCAATATTTAGCCTTTTTCGATGATAAACCTGTGGGTACTGCTCGTTGGCGAGAAACCGAAAAAGGAATCAAATTGGAGAGATTTGCAGTTTTGAAATCGCATAGAAATTTGAAAATCGGACAGCATATTTTAGACAAAATTTTGGAGGATACAAAAACTCTTGGCAAAACAATTTATTTGCATGCACAAATAGCCGCCTTTAATTTTTACAAAAAAAATGGTTTTGTAGAGTATGGCGAAAAGTTTGTTGAAGCAGATATTGAACATTATAAAATGAGATATTTGATTGTTTAA
- a CDS encoding cation transporter, which yields MLSIVTNLFLFILKYWAGIISGSLAIIADAWHTLSDSLSSIILLFGNKISSKPPDKNHPFGHGRAELIAAIIIGLFIAIIGFNFIIESFHKLKENESANYGIIAVVVILISVIAKEALARYAFWAGKKVNSKSLVADGWHHRSDALSSVVLLVGIFLNRFFWWIDGVLGILIALFLFHATYKILKDAIDTLLGQKPDDKLIKSINELSEQIYPHDMEIHHFHIHSYGNHHEITFHMRLPKDMKLEEVHSISSGFVKLIKEKLGIFATIYVDPIENT from the coding sequence ATGCTATCAATAGTAACAAATCTGTTTTTATTTATTCTAAAATATTGGGCAGGAATTATATCTGGCTCGCTTGCAATTATTGCTGATGCCTGGCACACTTTGTCGGATTCTTTATCATCAATAATTTTGTTGTTCGGAAATAAAATATCATCGAAACCTCCCGATAAAAATCACCCTTTCGGGCATGGTAGAGCAGAATTGATTGCAGCAATAATTATTGGTTTATTCATTGCTATCATAGGTTTCAATTTTATTATCGAATCGTTTCACAAGCTCAAAGAAAACGAATCAGCTAATTATGGAATTATAGCAGTTGTTGTAATACTTATTTCTGTAATTGCTAAGGAGGCGCTTGCTCGATACGCTTTCTGGGCCGGAAAAAAAGTCAATTCTAAAAGTCTTGTTGCCGATGGTTGGCATCACAGAAGCGATGCTCTTTCATCGGTAGTCTTACTTGTCGGAATTTTCCTAAACAGATTTTTTTGGTGGATCGATGGTGTTCTAGGAATTCTGATTGCTTTATTCCTTTTTCATGCTACCTACAAAATTCTTAAAGATGCAATTGATACCTTGCTTGGACAAAAACCTGATGATAAACTCATAAAATCAATAAATGAACTATCAGAGCAAATTTATCCGCACGATATGGAAATTCATCATTTTCATATTCATAGCTATGGCAACCATCACGAAATAACATTTCACATGCGATTGCCAAAAGATATGAAGCTCGAAGAAGTTCATTCAATTAGTTCGGGTTTTGTAAAATTAATTAAAGAGAAACTTGGGATTTTTGCTACAATTTATGTAGATCCGATTGAAAACACATAA
- a CDS encoding methyltransferase domain-containing protein: protein MFEEYPKVRSVLPKEYKEIYQKHYMSNREGLSKASWITQKMESWMHKKVAADLQNSTKKKKTLEIGAGTLNHLKYEPQTADYDIVEPFTELFEKSERKKRIKNIFTDISQIPKSQQYERIISIATLEHLEHLPQVVENVALLLSENGTFRVAIPNEGTILWKLGWKFTSAIEFKLKYKLDYDIIMKHEHLNTANEIEKVLQYYFRSVKCSVFGISKKFAFYRFYECK from the coding sequence ATGTTTGAAGAATACCCAAAAGTCCGTTCTGTATTACCAAAAGAATACAAAGAAATCTATCAAAAGCACTATATGTCGAACAGAGAAGGATTGTCGAAAGCTTCGTGGATAACACAAAAAATGGAAAGTTGGATGCACAAAAAAGTTGCCGCCGATTTGCAAAATTCAACAAAAAAGAAAAAAACTTTAGAAATTGGAGCCGGCACACTTAATCATTTAAAATACGAACCCCAAACTGCTGATTATGATATAGTTGAACCTTTTACTGAATTATTTGAAAAATCGGAAAGGAAAAAACGTATTAAAAACATTTTTACTGATATTTCGCAAATCCCTAAATCTCAACAATATGAAAGAATAATAAGTATTGCAACATTAGAACATTTAGAACATCTGCCACAGGTTGTAGAAAATGTCGCCCTATTACTTTCAGAAAATGGAACTTTTCGTGTTGCAATTCCTAACGAAGGAACTATACTTTGGAAATTGGGATGGAAATTTACTTCTGCTATCGAATTTAAACTAAAATACAAACTGGATTATGATATAATTATGAAGCACGAGCATTTAAACACTGCCAACGAAATTGAGAAAGTTCTTCAATATTATTTCAGATCAGTGAAATGCAGCGTTTTCGGTATAAGCAAAAAATTTGCATTTTATCGATTTTATGAATGTAAATAG
- a CDS encoding nucleoside phosphorylase, producing MKKIASSELILNADGSIFHLHLKPEQIADTIILVGDPGRVESVSSFFESIEFKIQNREFITHTGYYNNTRISVISTGIGTDNIDIVVNELDALANIDLQKRIIKEKHKSLNFIRIGTSGALQKDIPIDSYLVSKMAIGFDGLLNFYANRDKVCNIEIENEFVKHTNWNKSLSAPYFVDASANLLNKIGDGIRQGITISAPGFYAPQGRVLRLGLANPSLNNSIEEFEYKGNKITNFEMESSAIFGLSKLMGHNALTFVAIIANRILHQYSADYKQIVRKLIKEVLDRISK from the coding sequence ATGAAAAAAATAGCATCATCAGAATTGATTTTAAACGCAGACGGAAGTATTTTTCATTTGCATTTGAAACCTGAACAAATTGCAGATACAATTATTTTAGTTGGCGATCCGGGGAGAGTAGAGTCAGTTTCATCATTTTTTGAATCAATAGAATTTAAAATTCAAAATAGAGAATTTATTACTCACACAGGATATTACAATAATACCCGAATTTCGGTAATATCTACCGGAATTGGCACAGACAATATCGATATTGTTGTAAATGAACTTGATGCTTTAGCAAACATTGATTTACAAAAGCGCATAATAAAAGAAAAGCATAAAAGCTTGAATTTCATCAGAATTGGAACCTCGGGAGCTTTGCAAAAAGACATCCCAATTGATTCGTACCTTGTTTCAAAAATGGCAATTGGTTTCGATGGTCTTTTGAATTTTTATGCAAATAGAGATAAAGTTTGTAATATAGAAATTGAAAACGAATTTGTGAAACACACAAATTGGAATAAGTCTCTATCTGCACCTTATTTTGTCGATGCCTCGGCAAACTTATTGAATAAAATTGGAGATGGAATTCGACAGGGTATAACAATCTCTGCTCCCGGATTTTATGCCCCTCAAGGAAGGGTGTTAAGACTGGGACTCGCAAATCCTTCACTGAATAACTCTATCGAAGAATTTGAATATAAGGGAAATAAAATAACAAATTTTGAGATGGAAAGTTCGGCAATTTTTGGTTTGTCGAAATTGATGGGACATAATGCCCTGACTTTTGTTGCAATAATTGCTAACAGGATTTTACATCAGTATAGTGCAGATTATAAGCAAATTGTAAGAAAATTAATAAAAGAAGTATTAGATAGAATTTCTAAATAA
- the fabD gene encoding ACP S-malonyltransferase, translating to MKAYVFPGQGAQFVGMGKDLYENSDLAKELFEKANEILGFRITDLMFSGTDEDLRQTKVTQPAIFLHSVILAKTLGDSFKPEMVAGHSLGEFSSLVANNALSFEDGLKLVSKRAQAMQKACEAEPSTMAAILKVEDEIVEKVCNEIDEVVVPANFNSDGQIVISGSFKGVDLAIEKLAELGHKRAIKLKVGGAFHSPLMKPAKIELEEAINATNFSIPICPVYQNVSGKPSVDPAQIKQNLISQLTAPVRWTQTVKNMIADGASSFTEVGPGKVLQGLVKKVDRKMPCESA from the coding sequence ATGAAAGCATATGTATTTCCGGGACAAGGTGCCCAATTTGTTGGAATGGGAAAAGACCTATATGAAAACTCAGATTTAGCAAAAGAACTATTCGAAAAAGCAAACGAAATTCTTGGATTTAGAATCACAGATTTGATGTTCTCAGGTACCGACGAAGACCTTCGTCAAACAAAAGTTACGCAGCCTGCAATTTTTCTGCATTCGGTAATTCTTGCAAAAACATTGGGAGATAGTTTCAAACCCGAAATGGTTGCCGGGCATTCGCTCGGAGAATTTTCTTCATTGGTTGCCAACAATGCTCTATCGTTCGAAGATGGATTAAAATTAGTGTCGAAACGAGCACAGGCAATGCAAAAAGCCTGCGAAGCCGAACCGTCAACTATGGCTGCAATTTTGAAAGTTGAAGACGAAATTGTCGAGAAAGTTTGCAACGAAATCGATGAAGTTGTTGTGCCTGCAAATTTCAATAGCGATGGTCAAATAGTAATTTCAGGCTCTTTCAAGGGAGTTGATTTGGCAATTGAAAAACTTGCCGAATTAGGACATAAAAGAGCAATAAAACTTAAAGTAGGTGGAGCTTTTCATTCGCCACTTATGAAACCTGCAAAAATTGAACTTGAAGAAGCAATCAATGCTACAAATTTCTCAATACCTATTTGCCCTGTTTATCAGAATGTAAGTGGGAAACCTTCGGTTGATCCTGCACAAATTAAGCAAAACTTAATTTCGCAATTGACAGCTCCGGTTCGCTGGACACAAACTGTAAAAAATATGATTGCAGATGGAGCAAGTTCATTTACTGAAGTTGGTCCGGGAAAAGTTCTACAAGGATTAGTGAAAAAAGTTGATAGAAAAATGCCTTGCGAAAGTGCATAG
- a CDS encoding iron ABC transporter permease, whose translation MKSKYFYIFTILSIITIIFVILDLFLGSVKIPVIDIIKIIFGYETSNPQFKIIIFEFRIPKVITAILAGSALSVSGLQMQTIFRNPLAGPFVLGISAGASLGVAIVVLGFSSFFVANISGFLGSWSIAIASWLGSGLILLLILIVSLRVKDIMTILIFGIMFGSATIAIVSILQYFSSESMLKAFIIWTMGNLGGVTNSHLQILAPSIIFALILSFFSAKMLNAMLLGENYAKSMGLNIRLARISVFLSTSILAGSVTAFCGPIGFIGIAVPHITRMIFKTANHNFLIPATIFVGSIVMLISDIISQLPGTESNLPINSITALIGIPVILWMIIKNQKLVHFS comes from the coding sequence ATGAAATCAAAATATTTCTACATATTCACAATTCTATCAATTATTACAATCATATTTGTAATTCTTGATTTATTTCTTGGTTCGGTTAAAATTCCGGTTATCGATATTATAAAAATAATTTTTGGTTACGAAACTTCAAATCCACAATTTAAGATTATAATTTTTGAATTTAGAATTCCGAAAGTTATAACAGCTATTCTTGCCGGTTCGGCACTTTCGGTCAGTGGTTTGCAGATGCAAACTATTTTTAGAAATCCACTTGCCGGACCATTTGTATTGGGCATAAGTGCTGGTGCTAGTCTTGGGGTTGCCATTGTGGTTTTAGGATTTTCTTCTTTTTTTGTAGCAAACATTAGTGGATTTTTAGGAAGCTGGTCGATTGCAATTGCATCTTGGCTTGGCTCAGGTTTGATTCTTTTGCTAATTCTAATTGTATCTTTACGTGTAAAAGATATAATGACAATCCTGATTTTTGGAATTATGTTCGGAAGTGCAACAATTGCTATTGTAAGTATTCTTCAATATTTTAGTAGCGAATCTATGCTTAAAGCATTCATTATCTGGACTATGGGAAATCTTGGCGGAGTAACAAATTCGCATTTACAAATTTTAGCCCCAAGTATTATTTTTGCATTGATTTTATCTTTTTTTTCTGCAAAAATGCTCAATGCCATGCTTCTTGGCGAAAACTATGCAAAAAGTATGGGATTAAATATTAGACTCGCAAGAATATCGGTTTTTTTAAGTACAAGCATTTTGGCTGGAAGTGTTACTGCATTTTGCGGACCAATTGGTTTCATCGGTATTGCAGTTCCGCATATTACAAGAATGATTTTTAAAACTGCAAATCATAATTTCCTGATCCCTGCAACTATTTTTGTAGGTTCCATTGTTATGCTTATTAGCGATATTATTTCGCAATTGCCCGGAACCGAATCGAACTTGCCAATAAATTCTATTACTGCCTTGATTGGAATTCCAGTAATTTTATGGATGATTATTAAAAATCAGAAGCTTGTTCATTTTTCTTAA
- a CDS encoding acylphosphatase, with the protein MKKSLMLTISGRVQNVGFRYSAHKKAKELNICGSVKNLSNGSVFIEAEAEEGNLELFVAWCHNGPSWANVRKVEIQVSPLMNPKDFIIK; encoded by the coding sequence ATGAAAAAATCATTGATGTTAACCATTTCCGGAAGAGTTCAAAATGTAGGATTCAGATATTCTGCCCACAAAAAAGCTAAAGAGCTAAATATTTGTGGTTCAGTTAAAAACTTATCGAATGGCTCGGTTTTTATTGAGGCTGAAGCTGAAGAAGGAAATCTCGAACTTTTTGTTGCATGGTGTCATAATGGTCCTTCTTGGGCAAATGTACGTAAAGTTGAAATTCAAGTTAGTCCGTTGATGAATCCAAAAGATTTTATTATAAAATAG
- a CDS encoding ABC transporter substrate-binding protein: protein MNNPTVKFEIPDIKFQKYFSISFFLNLVFLFASCNFSKTSTVEAEIDGDFTNVKVEHSKGFEIRNYEKYKKLLVFNPWQGAKGISYEYILSSKSQNNPTNFSKKNHIKTPVERVICLSTTHVAMIDFLDKQQTIVGISDHKQIFSQEILQNFSDEKISEVGSEINLNFETIVKLNPDVVFIYGVGSEALNSLNKLQELNIQPVIIAEYLENTPLGKAEWLKFFALFFDKLDFAEKEFSKIESEYCNYKQLVEKADWKPIIMTGLPWKDTWFVGGGNSFAAKFIGDAGGNYLWKNNLSHESLALSIESAFEKSADADIWINIGIANSAKEISAVDSRFKQIAAIKNKMLFNNNARQNLYGGNDYWESGIVNPHLILKDLIHIFHPEILPQHKLFYYKPIF from the coding sequence ATGAATAATCCTACCGTAAAATTTGAAATCCCAGACATCAAATTTCAAAAATATTTTTCAATCTCTTTTTTTTTAAACTTAGTTTTTTTATTTGCCTCCTGCAATTTTTCAAAAACAAGTACAGTAGAGGCAGAAATTGATGGAGATTTCACAAATGTCAAAGTTGAACATTCTAAAGGGTTTGAAATCAGAAATTACGAAAAATACAAGAAACTTTTGGTTTTCAATCCATGGCAGGGAGCCAAAGGAATTTCGTATGAATATATTTTGTCTTCAAAAAGCCAAAATAATCCGACCAACTTCAGTAAAAAAAATCATATAAAAACTCCTGTTGAAAGAGTAATTTGTTTATCGACAACACATGTTGCGATGATCGATTTTCTTGACAAGCAGCAAACAATTGTTGGAATTTCAGACCATAAACAAATATTTAGTCAAGAAATTCTGCAAAACTTTTCCGATGAAAAAATTAGTGAAGTGGGTAGCGAAATCAACCTAAATTTTGAAACGATCGTAAAACTAAATCCCGATGTAGTGTTTATTTATGGGGTAGGAAGCGAAGCCTTAAATTCTTTAAATAAATTACAAGAACTTAATATTCAGCCGGTAATTATTGCTGAATATCTTGAAAATACACCACTTGGAAAAGCCGAATGGCTTAAATTTTTTGCACTATTTTTCGACAAACTTGATTTTGCTGAAAAGGAATTTTCAAAAATAGAAAGCGAATATTGCAATTACAAACAACTTGTTGAAAAAGCAGATTGGAAACCTATTATAATGACCGGATTGCCATGGAAAGATACATGGTTTGTTGGAGGTGGGAACAGTTTTGCAGCTAAATTTATTGGCGATGCAGGCGGAAATTATTTGTGGAAAAACAATCTGTCTCACGAAAGTTTGGCACTTAGCATCGAATCGGCTTTCGAAAAATCTGCCGATGCAGATATTTGGATAAATATTGGAATTGCAAATAGTGCAAAGGAAATTTCGGCTGTCGATAGCCGTTTCAAACAAATTGCTGCCATAAAAAATAAAATGCTTTTTAACAACAATGCAAGGCAAAATCTTTATGGAGGAAACGATTATTGGGAATCTGGAATTGTAAACCCACATCTTATTTTAAAAGATTTAATCCATATTTTTCATCCCGAAATTTTACCGCAACATAAGCTATTTTATTATAAACCAATATTTTAA
- a CDS encoding T9SS type A sorting domain-containing protein: MKRFLIFLSVLYITSFSANSQTPLTTAVDFNVTDINGFQLNLFNYLNSGNFVVIYFFTSGNPQSQDSVSYINQSYTDFGCNDGNVLFFAINWGENDADVQQFVFNYGIEYPTVSGINGGGNIVVSEYGIGITSFPTAILIAPDHSIIEQDLVISNSTQTIVENGGITQTCVDLISDFSGNILEFVVGGSVDFADLSNPLPEGWEWTFDGATPQNSNDQNPTNITYSSLGYFSVKLIVTKGFQIDSIIKIDYIHVVDSAPPIPIFLASDSSIMEGDTVFFTDLSSFNPTSWFWSFEGGVPSSFEGQFPPEIIYYNHGAYDVSLTVANSHGTNYLIKEDYIKVSEEIPIPEMCDTLSNCSPYDSLMTLEVQPWGLIPGHNGLGINEYADLFVNTENYEYVSGLIVPVAISSYNYSTSKVRFKIYDGDTIPGELLGYKDVYLSQMTSNFYHHFHFDNDVPVSGDFFVGYEIYYIEGDNFATSMADNRGEGEFNTLFIRSSTNWIRLTDFSLFEDFNSSLAIKPITCKVVYQEEIENVLQEINVFPNPTNDIATISFDKETDINLKVFNSLGKFVFSKNIKNAHQIDIDFSNNPPGLYFVNIVSEDISVTKKIIVL; encoded by the coding sequence ATGAAGAGATTTTTAATATTTTTGAGCGTATTATATATAACAAGTTTTTCTGCAAATTCGCAGACACCATTAACAACCGCTGTCGATTTTAATGTAACCGACATAAATGGTTTTCAACTAAATTTATTTAACTATTTGAATAGCGGCAATTTTGTCGTAATTTATTTTTTCACTTCCGGAAATCCTCAAAGTCAGGATTCAGTTTCATATATAAATCAATCTTATACCGATTTTGGATGCAACGATGGAAATGTTTTGTTTTTCGCTATAAATTGGGGCGAAAACGATGCTGACGTTCAGCAGTTTGTGTTTAATTATGGAATAGAATATCCAACTGTCAGTGGAATAAACGGCGGTGGAAACATTGTGGTCAGCGAATATGGAATTGGCATTACTTCATTTCCAACCGCAATTTTGATAGCTCCTGACCATTCAATTATTGAGCAAGATTTGGTAATTTCAAATTCAACTCAAACTATAGTAGAAAATGGAGGAATTACTCAAACATGCGTTGATTTGATTTCAGACTTTTCAGGAAATATTCTTGAATTTGTAGTTGGCGGTTCAGTTGATTTTGCCGATTTGTCTAATCCATTGCCCGAAGGTTGGGAATGGACTTTCGATGGTGCTACTCCTCAAAATTCAAACGATCAAAATCCAACCAACATAACATATAGCAGTCTTGGCTACTTTTCTGTGAAATTGATTGTTACCAAAGGTTTTCAAATAGATTCAATTATAAAAATAGATTATATTCATGTTGTTGATTCAGCTCCGCCAATACCAATTTTTTTAGCCTCAGACAGCAGTATAATGGAAGGCGATACAGTTTTTTTTACAGATCTTTCAAGCTTTAATCCAACCTCATGGTTTTGGTCTTTCGAGGGCGGAGTTCCTTCTTCGTTTGAGGGTCAATTTCCACCAGAAATTATTTATTATAATCATGGAGCTTATGATGTTTCCTTAACCGTTGCTAATTCTCACGGTACTAATTATTTAATAAAAGAAGATTATATAAAAGTTTCTGAAGAAATCCCAATACCTGAAATGTGCGATACTTTAAGCAATTGTTCTCCCTACGATTCGCTAATGACACTTGAAGTTCAACCATGGGGATTAATCCCAGGGCACAACGGACTTGGGATAAATGAATATGCCGATTTATTTGTAAATACTGAAAACTATGAATATGTCAGTGGACTTATTGTCCCGGTTGCTATTTCTAGTTACAATTACAGCACATCGAAAGTTAGGTTTAAAATATATGATGGAGACACCATTCCCGGCGAGCTTTTAGGATATAAAGATGTGTACCTCAGTCAAATGACTTCAAATTTTTATCACCATTTTCATTTCGATAACGATGTGCCTGTCAGTGGTGATTTTTTTGTTGGATACGAAATTTATTATATTGAAGGAGATAATTTTGCTACAAGTATGGCTGACAATAGGGGAGAAGGCGAGTTTAATACATTATTTATTCGATCGTCCACCAACTGGATAAGATTAACAGATTTTTCGCTTTTCGAAGATTTCAATTCTTCACTTGCAATAAAACCAATTACTTGCAAAGTTGTATATCAGGAAGAGATTGAAAATGTTTTACAAGAAATAAATGTTTTTCCAAATCCTACAAATGATATAGCAACAATTTCTTTCGACAAAGAAACCGACATTAATCTTAAAGTATTCAATAGTTTGGGAAAATTTGTATTTTCAAAAAATATTAAGAATGCCCATCAAATTGACATAGACTTTTCAAATAATCCACCAGGTTTATATTTTGTTAATATTGTTTCTGAAGATATTTCCGTAACCAAAAAAATTATAGTTCTGTAA